The DNA segment CAGAAAGCAGCCAGAACTAGCTCAAAAACTGCCGCACCAACTATCATAACAATACCAGTAGTTGTTCACGTGATTTATAATGGTCAACCCATTGGAACAGCGCCTAATATTACTGACGCACAAGTAGAATCGCAGATTACGGTACTAAACCAAGATTTCAGAAAAATGTTAGGCACTGCAGGAGGAGAAAGCACCAACCCTGTTGCCGCAGACATTGGAATTGAATTTGTTCTTGCAAAAGTAGACCCTAACGGAAATCCAACAAATGGAATTGACAGAGTAAGTATGTGCCAACCCTCTTGGTCAAGAACAGAAATAGATGAAACTGTAAAGCCAGCAACCATATGGGATCCAGCTCAATATATGAACATGTGGAGTGTTGAATTCTCAGATGCCTCTCTTCTAGGTTACGCCCAATTTCCAGACGCTTCAGGATTGAGCGGCCTGGCTCCTTCAGGTGGAGTGGCAAATACAGATGGAGTTGTCTCTCGTTATAATGTTTTTGGCAGCAATGACTTTGGCAGTTCCTTTCTATTAGTAGCCTCCCAATATAACAAAGGAAGAACGATGACCCATGAAGTAGGACACTGGCTTGGCTTAAGACACATTTGGGGCGATGGAGGTAGTCGTGATACAGACACAAAAGATTGTGATGCCTCTGATTATTGCGATGATACACCACAAGCAGGATGGGAAAACTATGATTGTGTCACCTCAGACTCCTGTCCTTTAGTAGCAGGAAATGACATGATAGAAAATTACATGGATTATACGAATGATACCTGCATGAACATCTTTACCCTAAATCAAAAAGACAGAATAATGACTGTTATGGCTAATTCTCCCAGAAGAAACTCTTTAAAAACCTCAACAAAAGGCACAGCAATTTCTTTATATGCCAATGATGCCGAGATTAAACTTGAAGCCAGTTGCGACACTCCAATTTGCGGAGCTTTGGCCAACCAAACTATTCAAAAAGTACTACTTTATAACCGAGGATCAAATAATTTAACCTCGGCAACCATAAATTACAATATCAATGGAAGCAGCAACAATGTATATAATTGGACCGGCAGTTTAGCTACCCACAAATTTGCCGTAATCAGCATTCTCATAAATTCCGCTACAAATGGAACTTTTAACGCCTCCGTTTCTACTGCAAATAGCGTTACCGATCAAAGAGCAACAAACAATTCAGCCTCTGGAAGTTTTCTTATCC comes from the Flavobacterium limnophilum genome and includes:
- a CDS encoding M43 family zinc metalloprotease, producing MKTITLNSLHKIIVVLCFFGLGNTYGQNKSTTSKTLFGKTIATENKNPNNGIIRCATVEYEQYLQEKNPKRMTNAQFEAWLAPLVNKQKAARTSSKTAAPTIITIPVVVHVIYNGQPIGTAPNITDAQVESQITVLNQDFRKMLGTAGGESTNPVAADIGIEFVLAKVDPNGNPTNGIDRVSMCQPSWSRTEIDETVKPATIWDPAQYMNMWSVEFSDASLLGYAQFPDASGLSGLAPSGGVANTDGVVSRYNVFGSNDFGSSFLLVASQYNKGRTMTHEVGHWLGLRHIWGDGGSRDTDTKDCDASDYCDDTPQAGWENYDCVTSDSCPLVAGNDMIENYMDYTNDTCMNIFTLNQKDRIMTVMANSPRRNSLKTSTKGTAISLYANDAEIKLEASCDTPICGALANQTIQKVLLYNRGSNNLTSATINYNINGSSNNVYNWTGSLATHKFAVISILINSATNGTFNASVSTANSVTDQRATNNSASGSFLIPIPAPNYTYTNYTFRLQQDLWGSETTWNLKDGSGAILFSGGPYADTKDSTTLPSLITENWTLTSNQCYTFTINDTEGDGLCCSGGNGYYDIKATDGTVISSGTSFKSSKTSTFTTGTLANEKFETSTDIYLYPNPTKGTLNIQFPSNFGLPDNYAISNALGQKIIQKEVSKETDLTINTAALSNGIYFITIVKDSLKRTLRFIKE